tcttaaacatatatcttgcaagGATATAATAGGCAACGTAAGCTGCAATCATTTGATCAACTAGGTAGGAGTGAGATAAAGTCCACAAGCGTTAACGAATTGTCATGAGATATCATAAGAAACTTTAAAAGAAACAGCTTAAGGAGGATGCAACAAGCTCACACTACAACAACTGTCGCCAAGTTAGGAAGATCATCCCCTCGCTTGAATCTAGCATGCATGTCGCCAAGCCACACTGATACAGCAGTAAGAGCACCACCAAAAGACAGCCTGATGAGTGAATAAAATCTTAAGTTTTGAACGTTTCCGAACTTGTATGAAAGTTACTGTATCCAGCATTGCTGTAATGCAAGAGATACACAACATGAATAAGATAAAAAAGTACATGGTACCTATGGACATCAAGAGACCAAACTAGATTGCTTTGACGGTACAGCTCAGGAAAGAGCCCACGCTTGGTTGCTTCGTTGAGTACACGTGCACCCCTTTCTTTTTGGCCCAGCCACCAAAGTGCTTCTAGGAGTGCATTGTACAATCGCAAACCGTAACCACAACCTTCAGAGTTATATTTGTCAAAGACATACTCCACCATTTGCCAATTGGATTCATCATCATATTCCCCCTTGATCATTGAAGCAATTACTTGATGAGTATTAGAAACCCTATTCGTTTTCATTTCTTCCAGCAACTGGTAAGCCTCATCCCACCTATAATATGGGTGAAAAATAGAATATGCCAAATTGGTGATAATGATCAAAATCGGGCAAGAAAAAGCTCTTCAAGAGATAATATGGAAAGAAGCAATCATATTCTACTACTCCTGAAACTGAAGAATGGAAATAAAATTAAAGAAAGAACTTGTAAATACTGAAGAGAAGCCAAATACAATAGTCTTGTTTTAGTCATGTTTGCatataaagaagaaaaatatacaaAGCAAACTAAAGCACAGAAGCAATATACATTAATAAACCAATATTCTATAAACGATCATCATCGTAGGCTAAGCAAGATTCACATGTAATGTCCTTTCATGGAAAAGGGAACAAAAATGGACACTATCTCTAATTTACATCAAACTTTCAAATAATATCATCAGCAGAAATTGAGCTAATTAATTCCATACACAGAGATAATTAATGAGAATGACAACTACGAGACTGAAGAATGGTGTGCAGTTTATAAAATTCAATGACATAAGTAGGAATTGGTTGAGTAATACGGTTGAAATGAAAGACAGAAATTATCATAGTAGATATTGCATATCAGATTTGATAATTGCACCATTTGATACGCTATGCTATGGTACAAGTTAAATATACTTAATTATAGTTTTCCCATTGGGCTAAGTCGAGACCTAGTATTAAGTACTTGTAGAGGCACAACATGATGTGAAACCACAGATGTACTGGGTTTACATGCCCTGCTAGGGTAATTCTAAGTTATGAACCTCGAAGATATCAAGATTAAGTGGGACATTGTGACACCCTAAATTTGAACTTGTATCAAACATGGAAGGAGAATTAAGTTGGTCTAGAGAGTTAGATAAAACTACTACTATAAATATGGGTTCAAACATTTTTAGTGGTTcagatttgaattaatttttagaGCAAAAAAGCTATAATATCATGGTTATGCAGTCTAAAGCTCACTAGCTATCATATCATAGTTATGTGGTTGTTTAAGTCTATGAGCTCTCATAAATACATGGACCATATATGAAAAATATGCTAGAGAACTAGCATcctaaaacaacaaaaaaaaggtAGCCAAAGACATATTTCAGTTATTACCTGTCATTCTTAGCATATATGCCAAGCAACATGCAGTAGGCCACGACACTAGGCATGACCCCAAGCGACTGAATTTCTTGGAACTGCTCCTTGCTCTCATCAACAAGCCCAGCGATGCAGTAGACGTTCAGAATTCCCTCCAGGGTCCActcatttggtttgcattttgatTTCTGCATTTCTACATAAGCCTTCAAAGCATCCTCAAACTGTCCTCCTTGACAGTATGCATCAATGAGGGCATTGAAAGTATCATCAACTCTCTGAACCCCAGCTCCATCCATCCGTGCCAAGATCGCCTGTGCTTCCTTGAAGAGACCCCCTCTAGCAAAAGTATATAACAGGGAATTATAAGTCTCCACTGTCGCTATGCTCCCAATTTCATGCATAGTGTTAAATGCGACAAAAGCTTCCTGCAAAATAAATGAGTAACCAAATTTATAGAGCTGGTGTGATGACCACTGGACTAGAAGAATTAACTCGAGCACACAAGTGTGGCAGCTGACCTCATATAAAGCTGCCTGTCCATATGCTTCTACAACTCCGGTATAGGCCTTTGAGCTTGGGACAATTCCCTTCTGGTTCATGTGGGAGAGCACCGCCTTGGCTTCTTGATGAAGACCCCCCTTTCCACAGGCGAACATGAGTCCTTCATAGGTCTCCATATTGGGCTCTACGTTCTCCTCCACCATGTCATGGAACAGCGTGATCACCTCCTTGAAGTAACCCCCCTCCCCAAACACACTAATGAGGATGTTATATGTGGAGGCATCCGGTGCGGTATTCCCGACCTTCATCTCCAAGAAGAGGTCGCGGACGTCCTCGTACTGCCCACTCCTCCCGTAGAGATTGAGAAGGATGCTGTAGGTCGCGGCGGTGGGGGTACACGCTGCCGCCTGCATCTGGCGGAGGACCCCCATCGCCTCCTTCGTTGCACCTGCCTTCGCGTACGCCTCCATGAGCACGTTGTAAGCAACGGCGTCGGGAAGGTGGCCGCTCGCTTCCATTTCCAACAGAAGCTCCGAAACACGATCGAGTTGGCCAAGCTTGGCGAATGTGTCGACGAGGTAAGTGTGAGTTGCGTTGTCGGGTAAGACGCCGGCCTCAAGCATGGTCCGAAGCACCATCTCCGCCTCATCGGCAAGCCCCCGCGCCCCTGCGGCGGCAAGGAGAGTGTTGTAGGTGACGAGGTCCGGATGAATTCCGTCGTGGCGCATCTCCGCGAACAGGCCGAGCAGAGAATCCCATGGGAGCCCGCCACGAGCGCACGCGTTGATGACTGTGTTGTAGGTGAGGGACGTCGGAGCCACGCGGTCGTCCTTCATCCGGGCGAGGAGCGCCAGCGCGGTCTCGTGGTCGCCGTTGCGGCCGTAGGCGTTGATGAGCGCCGTGTAAGATAGTGCGGTGCGGGGGACCGAATGAGCCGGCATGTCGTCGAACACGTCGAGGCACTTGTCAAGGAGGGCCTCGCGGCCGAGCACGCCGATGAGGATGGCGTGGATGTGCTCGTTGGGGCGGCACCACGACTGGCGCTGCATGTACTTGAAGAGGCGGAGGGAGCGTTGCCAGTCGCCGCGGCGAGCGAACTCCTTGAAGACGAGGGCGAAGTCCGCGAGGGAGAGGCGGTGGCGGAAGGCCTCGAGACAGCGGGCAATGCTGCCGCGGGGCGGGAGGCTGCTGAGCTTGTTGATGAGGGTCTCCACGTCGTAGCTGTACTTGCCCTTTTCCACGGCCACCGACGGGTTTCCGAGCACCAGCTCCTTTGGCTTGCTCCGCCCGGCCGCGGTTATGCCCGCCCTCGGACGTAGGCGCTCGATTGGGGCACAATTAAGCCGCGGCGGCGGAGGCTGCGCCAGCCGCTGTGCGCCCAGGAAGGGCTTGCGAAGGATCTGGGAAGAGAAGAATGTGGAAGTGGGAGTGGTGGGGGTTCGGGGAGTGGGGAAGGGGTGAGAAAGGAGGGTCATTTCTGCGACCAATTTGGGGCGGAATGCAACCacggaaggtggaggagaccgacGGGATGTGGGAGAGTTTGGGATTGGGCGAGTAGGGGTTTTAGATGGGGAAGAGAGAACAGAGAGGCGAAAGGTTTCGCCTGCCACCGCCGTGGAGTTGAGGCATGGAGAGGATTTTTACGGCCCGTCGCAGTGTGGATAGCGGTGGTTGAACGCGAAAACATGCGAAACGGTCAGGACCCGAATCCGATTATTGTCGAATTCAAACCATAATTGGATCCACAAACGATCGCCAAAACATCTCTTGATCGCACAGCCTGAAGTGGATCCGACCCGCAAACTTCCTATGTTGCTTCCGATACCACAGCGGGTATCATAGTGGATCCGACCCGCTAATCCTAAATGGCACTTTTGGCAATTGGATTATACTACTACCACAACAATAAATCCATACAGTTCAACAATTTGGGATAGGCTACattaattttttatcatcattgagattttataataattatttaattaaattaaatatatttaaatttttattttataatttttattttatacattttattttataatttttattaaaatatttttagtttttaCTATCgagatctataatatatatatatatatatatatattaaaaatatttaaatttttattttatatttgtttatatcttcctctctctctcctaaATAATCATTCAACATACGTTTATATAATATTAAATGTCTATCTCCAATTTTATACCTTATTGAAATTACAcctaattcttgatgaataaaatattttttttcttatatttccCAGTAGTTTCACACGTTCATCTTAATATTTTCTTCTCaccaacataatttttctatatatattctttcttaattacttaatatacagatatataaaatattattagtataataattatcatataatttttcttttaatctcaaatacATCTGATGATCACATAAGTATTCTATCATCCATCCTTAGTTTAATcaacttattttttatttataaataatatattcattaaattttttattttgttaaatattcataaacggagttaatttTGTCAACTCAATGTGTGGATGTAACACAAATGTGCTAATCTGTGTTGGTATTATATTGATTCCCAAACTAATACACCTTAAGCTTCATTTGAAATTACGATGATATATCAAatttagattttaatttatgaaaataaTTGTATTGATCGTCGAAATATCTCGAAGAACAACCATATGGACGACTAAGATCGATCATTataatatcatgaattattatgaTTCATCTTCAAATCATCTTTTTTATTTCCCGAACAAATAAAATAGTATtattacaaaatatatatatatatattcctgacAACGAACCATCACAATTATAGCACATAACATAATTAGTTATTGAGATTGTAGCCTTATAATATTCTCTATAAGCATGATTAATTTTAAAgtcttaattttttaatcaacGTTATATTTTTTCTATAAAATGTTGATAGAATGCAATCTGAACAAGTTTTGAACATGGGAGCTATTGCCTTCGTaccatcttaatttttttatcagcATATTCTCAATAGAGGAtatcaaaataatataacatttaaaaaattaattagattaataatatatcaagaaaattaaatgtaattactGAGAATATGAATGctattaaaataaattttgacAAATTCGATCATGTTGACtaaattttgaatttttaagAGTCTAATAAGATAATACATTTAAGATGGGTTTTTATAGTATGGTTTTGGACTATCACACTAATAAGATATAgtttaatataaaaaatgataatatggtGTTGTGTGTAATCATGTAATGGTATAATTATGTACAGGATTGTAATGTTTCGAGAGAGGGGTTGTGTCCACTGCGAGGTACTGTCACGTAGTGTTCTGATGATATTCTTTagcttattaattttatattgagtctaaaattttgatgataaaatttgataaacTAATATTATGTTAAATGATGTAGAAAATATTTACTAAGACTATTGAGCGGCAAATGTCAAATTAAAGAGTAAAATGTTatgttaatattaaaaattaaatttcatgTTAAAGGTTCAAGCATTACGTCAAAGGATTAAATATAACGTTAAAAAGGTAAATGTTACGATGAAATCGATACGTCGGAGGACCAAATAATTTACCGAAGAATAAGATGACATGCTGAAAGTTTGAATAAAATGCTAAAGTGACAAAGTACCAAAATAAGTGGTtggtattttgaaaccttattta
The window above is part of the Musa acuminata AAA Group cultivar baxijiao chromosome BXJ1-1, Cavendish_Baxijiao_AAA, whole genome shotgun sequence genome. Proteins encoded here:
- the LOC135656545 gene encoding pentatricopeptide repeat-containing protein At1g74850, chloroplastic-like isoform X2 → MTLLSHPFPTPRTPTTPTSTFFSSQILRKPFLGAQRLAQPPPPRLNCAPIERLRPRAGITAAGRSKPKELVLGNPSVAVEKGKYSYDVETLINKLSSLPPRGSIARCLEAFRHRLSLADFALVFKEFARRGDWQRSLRLFKYMQRQSWCRPNEHIHAILIGVLGREALLDKCLDVFDDMPAHSVPRTALSYTALINAYGRNGDHETALALLARMKDDRVAPTSLTYNTVINACARGGLPWDSLLGLFAEMRHDGIHPDLVTYNTLLAAAGARGLADEAEMVLRTMLEAGVLPDNATHTYLVDTFAKLGQLDRVSELLLEMEASGHLPDAVAYNVLMEAYAKAGATKEAMGVLRQMQAAACTPTAATYSILLNLYGRSGQYEDVRDLFLEMKVGNTAPDASTYNILISVFGEGGYFKEVITLFHDMVEENVEPNMETYEGLMFACGKGGLHQEAKAVLSHMNQKGIVPSSKAYTGVVEAYGQAALYEEAFVAFNTMHEIGSIATVETYNSLLYTFARGGLFKEAQAILARMDGAGVQRVDDTFNALIDAYCQGGQFEDALKAYVEMQKSKCKPNEWTLEGILNVYCIAGLVDESKEQFQEIQSLGVMPSVVAYCMLLGIYAKNDRWDEAYQLLEEMKTNRVSNTHQVIASMIKGEYDDESNWQMVEYVFDKYNSEGCGYGLRLYNALLEALWWLGQKERGARVLNEATKRGLFPELYRQSNLVWSLDVHSVAWRHAC
- the LOC135656545 gene encoding pentatricopeptide repeat-containing protein At1g74850, chloroplastic-like isoform X1, producing MTLLSHPFPTPRTPTTPTSTFFSSQILRKPFLGAQRLAQPPPPRLNCAPIERLRPRAGITAAGRSKPKELVLGNPSVAVEKGKYSYDVETLINKLSSLPPRGSIARCLEAFRHRLSLADFALVFKEFARRGDWQRSLRLFKYMQRQSWCRPNEHIHAILIGVLGREALLDKCLDVFDDMPAHSVPRTALSYTALINAYGRNGDHETALALLARMKDDRVAPTSLTYNTVINACARGGLPWDSLLGLFAEMRHDGIHPDLVTYNTLLAAAGARGLADEAEMVLRTMLEAGVLPDNATHTYLVDTFAKLGQLDRVSELLLEMEASGHLPDAVAYNVLMEAYAKAGATKEAMGVLRQMQAAACTPTAATYSILLNLYGRSGQYEDVRDLFLEMKVGNTAPDASTYNILISVFGEGGYFKEVITLFHDMVEENVEPNMETYEGLMFACGKGGLHQEAKAVLSHMNQKGIVPSSKAYTGVVEAYGQAALYEEAFVAFNTMHEIGSIATVETYNSLLYTFARGGLFKEAQAILARMDGAGVQRVDDTFNALIDAYCQGGQFEDALKAYVEMQKSKCKPNEWTLEGILNVYCIAGLVDESKEQFQEIQSLGVMPSVVAYCMLLGIYAKNDRWDEAYQLLEEMKTNRVSNTHQVIASMIKGEYDDESNWQMVEYVFDKYNSEGCGYGLRLYNALLEALWWLGQKERGARVLNEATKRGLFPELYRQSNLVWSLDVHRLSFGGALTAVSVWLGDMHARFKRGDDLPNLATVVVVRGEMEKSSVTRGLPVPKAVYSFLRDNVSSSFHFPGWNKGRVVCQRSQLKKLQLSVSDSSTDASEATDLVPIMNTAFPQPGTRIHTAEFNSDSESGTDDESLSSEKEAELLPI